The Candidatus Moraniibacteriota bacterium genome contains a region encoding:
- the secY gene encoding preprotein translocase subunit SecY, with protein MRETFLNIFRIKDLRNKILFILGLLVLYRIAANIPLPGVDVLALKKLFEENAFLGLLNVFSGGGLSNISIVLLGVAPYITASIIMQLLTTIVPSLERLYKEEGETGRQKFNMWTRWATLPLAALQSFSMLSLLRSQNILGDITPFTMAVIVVSATAGTIFLMWLGELITEKGLGNGVSVIIFAGIVSALPTGISRFIATWDPSQIFTYFLFALVATVTIAGVIFVNEGQRTIPVAYAKRVRGAQVYGGAATHLPLRVNQAGVIPIIFAVSLILIPTMIANVLAQSNHTQIASVALSLSAWLQNQWVYGSLYFFLIVVFTYFYTAVVFDPVKISENLQKQGGYIPGIRPGNTTAEYLYHIINRITLAGAFFLGSIAVLPFIVQGLTGINAFSIGGVSILIVVSVVLETVKHIQSQLTMRSYENF; from the coding sequence ATGCGTGAAACTTTCTTGAATATTTTCCGAATCAAAGACCTCCGCAATAAGATTTTGTTTATTCTCGGACTTTTGGTCTTGTATCGAATAGCAGCCAATATCCCTCTTCCAGGAGTGGATGTTTTGGCTTTGAAGAAACTTTTTGAAGAAAATGCGTTTCTCGGTCTTTTGAACGTCTTTTCGGGCGGTGGATTGTCCAACATCTCTATTGTACTTCTCGGTGTCGCTCCATATATTACTGCATCGATCATTATGCAACTTCTTACGACGATCGTGCCAAGTCTCGAACGTCTCTACAAAGAAGAAGGGGAAACGGGTCGACAGAAATTCAATATGTGGACACGCTGGGCGACACTTCCTCTCGCTGCTTTGCAATCTTTCAGCATGCTCTCCCTTCTCCGTTCCCAGAATATTTTGGGAGATATCACGCCGTTTACTATGGCAGTGATTGTCGTGAGCGCGACAGCAGGTACGATTTTTCTTATGTGGCTTGGTGAACTTATCACTGAAAAAGGTCTTGGCAACGGTGTTTCAGTGATTATCTTTGCTGGTATCGTATCAGCCCTTCCGACAGGAATCTCTCGGTTTATCGCTACCTGGGATCCTTCGCAGATATTCACATATTTTCTTTTTGCATTGGTTGCTACCGTGACGATTGCAGGAGTAATATTTGTCAATGAAGGACAACGGACAATTCCGGTTGCTTATGCCAAACGTGTACGCGGAGCACAGGTGTATGGTGGTGCTGCGACGCATCTGCCACTTCGTGTGAACCAGGCTGGTGTTATACCGATTATTTTTGCCGTATCACTCATCCTCATCCCGACAATGATTGCTAATGTTTTGGCACAGAGTAATCATACACAAATAGCGAGCGTCGCCCTTTCTCTTAGTGCGTGGCTCCAGAATCAGTGGGTGTATGGGTCGCTCTATTTTTTCCTTATCGTTGTCTTCACTTATTTCTACACCGCTGTTGTTTTTGATCCAGTCAAGATTTCAGAAAATCTCCAGAAACAAGGGGGATATATTCCTGGTATCCGTCCTGGCAACACGACAGCAGAATATCTCTATCATATTATCAATCGTATCACACTGGCTGGAGCATTCTTCCTTGGATCGATTGCTGTTCTCCCGTTTATTGTTCAGGGATTGACGGGTATCAATGCTTTTTCTATCGGGGGCGTGAGTATTCTCATCGTCGTTTCGGTGGTACTTGAAACAGTAAAGCATATTCAAAGCCAGCTCACGATGCGAAGCTACGAAAACTTCTGA
- a CDS encoding nucleoside monophosphate kinase: MPLKDTYILLGSAGSGKSTQAELLKSSLHLAHIDIGSELRAVASQDTELGHEVNEIINVKHTFVPDEVVFAVLSDAIDFVPETVGLLIDGIPRRESQIEKVLEVLRESGRSLNKVVYIDVPETVSVERISRRYSCSICKRNYILGKNLIDSETPCRYCGGHIVQRTDDTEEGVRTRHHIFQEETLPVINYFEKTGELLRINGNQETYKVFQNILKYVRPE, translated from the coding sequence ATGCCACTTAAAGACACATATATTCTCCTCGGTTCTGCTGGGAGCGGAAAAAGTACCCAAGCAGAGCTCCTCAAAAGTTCTCTTCATCTCGCTCATATCGATATTGGATCAGAGCTTCGTGCCGTTGCTTCTCAAGATACTGAGCTGGGTCACGAAGTGAATGAAATCATCAACGTGAAGCATACATTTGTTCCTGATGAAGTCGTCTTTGCTGTTTTGTCAGATGCCATTGATTTCGTTCCAGAAACGGTCGGACTTCTCATCGATGGTATTCCACGGAGAGAAAGCCAGATAGAAAAAGTGCTCGAAGTACTTCGTGAATCTGGGAGATCACTCAATAAAGTAGTTTATATCGATGTACCAGAAACGGTTTCTGTAGAACGTATCTCCAGGCGATATTCGTGCTCGATTTGTAAACGAAATTATATTCTCGGAAAAAATCTGATAGACAGCGAAACACCATGTCGTTACTGCGGAGGACATATTGTCCAAAGAACAGATGATACCGAGGAAGGTGTTCGGACACGCCATCATATTTTTCAGGAAGAGACACTTCCTGTCATCAACTATTTCGAGAAAACAGGAGAGTTGCTCCGTATCAACGGGAATCAAGAAACCTACAAAGTATTTCAAAATATTCTGAAATACGTACGACCAGAATAA
- the map gene encoding type I methionyl aminopeptidase: MRHTLGMREKEWVKTPDEIRRLRLSCQNMARILETVMATVKPGVTTFAVDALAEKMIREIGGTPLFKGYNPGGGRPFPATLCASINDEVVHGIPSKERILKEGDLFKIDIGMRFEGMVSDMARTIMVGNVSPLAEKLTTVTRECLERGIAELRPGAHISAYARAVQGHAESNGFSVVRDLVGHGVGRELHEDPQVPNYVSRRMDDFILRKGMTLALEPMINAGTFAVSIAPDDWTFITSDSTLSAHFEDTVVITDQGAEILTRV, translated from the coding sequence ATGCGACACACACTCGGGATGAGAGAAAAAGAATGGGTGAAGACCCCGGATGAAATCAGACGGCTTCGTTTGTCATGTCAGAATATGGCACGTATTCTCGAAACGGTCATGGCCACGGTCAAACCAGGTGTCACTACTTTCGCGGTTGATGCGCTCGCAGAAAAAATGATTCGTGAAATCGGAGGGACACCTCTGTTCAAAGGTTACAATCCTGGAGGAGGCCGACCATTTCCCGCAACACTCTGTGCGTCAATCAATGACGAAGTAGTACATGGTATCCCGAGCAAAGAACGCATTCTCAAAGAAGGGGATTTGTTCAAGATAGATATCGGAATGCGTTTCGAGGGAATGGTCTCTGACATGGCCCGTACGATTATGGTAGGCAATGTATCTCCGCTGGCCGAAAAACTCACCACAGTCACGAGGGAGTGCTTGGAGCGCGGTATAGCAGAGCTCCGTCCGGGTGCGCATATTTCCGCCTACGCACGTGCGGTGCAGGGGCATGCTGAATCAAATGGCTTTTCTGTTGTTCGTGATCTCGTCGGTCATGGTGTCGGACGAGAACTCCACGAGGATCCTCAAGTACCGAACTATGTTTCTCGTCGGATGGATGATTTTATTTTAAGAAAAGGGATGACACTCGCACTCGAACCAATGATCAACGCGGGAACTTTTGCTGTCTCTATTGCGCCAGATGACTGGACATTCATCACTTCTGATAGTACACTTTCTGCACATTTCGAAGACACGGTCGTCATCACTGATCAGGGCGCAGAAATCCTAACGAGAGTATGA
- the ruvX gene encoding Holliday junction resolvase RuvX — MSQNLQNYLGIDWGATNIGVALAHQETGVALPYRTLKNDTATVTELKKIIEAEAIGTIVIGIPVYEHREDVSYGGEILGKSLEEQCEVAVVYQNEMFTTKMAQVNLIEQGVKNASKHNDEESARIILQEWLGKKR, encoded by the coding sequence ATGTCACAGAATCTGCAGAATTATCTCGGTATTGATTGGGGCGCCACAAATATTGGTGTTGCTTTGGCACATCAAGAAACGGGTGTCGCATTACCGTACAGGACCCTCAAGAATGATACAGCTACTGTCACAGAATTGAAAAAAATTATTGAAGCAGAGGCTATCGGAACGATCGTTATAGGTATTCCTGTCTATGAACACCGAGAAGATGTTTCGTATGGCGGAGAGATACTAGGGAAATCTCTCGAAGAACAATGTGAAGTAGCGGTGGTCTATCAGAATGAAATGTTTACAACCAAGATGGCACAAGTCAATCTCATCGAACAAGGAGTGAAGAATGCTTCAAAACATAATGATGAAGAATCTGCGCGTATTATTCTCCAAGAATGGCTTGGTAAAAAACGATGA
- a CDS encoding response regulator gives MSEDLVSMKKICIVDDNKEIRDIYRTKFESEGFAVIDAEDGEKALEIIKSERPDAILLDIQMPVLDGFGVLKALKSDAELAKIPVVMFSNVDSDEIFQTVSNLGGAQYYLIKALTTPQKVVDIVSKALTKDE, from the coding sequence ATGAGCGAAGACCTCGTGTCTATGAAGAAAATCTGCATCGTCGATGATAACAAAGAAATACGTGATATTTATCGAACCAAATTCGAAAGTGAGGGATTTGCAGTGATAGATGCGGAAGACGGAGAGAAGGCTCTAGAAATTATCAAAAGTGAACGACCGGATGCAATACTTCTCGATATTCAAATGCCTGTACTTGATGGATTTGGTGTACTCAAGGCGCTCAAATCGGATGCAGAACTTGCCAAGATTCCTGTCGTGATGTTTAGTAACGTCGATAGTGATGAGATTTTTCAGACAGTCAGCAATCTTGGTGGTGCGCAATATTATCTCATCAAAGCACTTACTACTCCTCAAAAAGTAGTGGATATTGTTTCCAAAGCTCTCACTAAAGACGAATAG